A part of Thermocrinis albus DSM 14484 genomic DNA contains:
- a CDS encoding thiazole synthase: protein MTDWEKLLEDDYLEIAGRRFRSRLIIGSGKFKSFQETKEVLEASGAEIITVAVRRVNITDPNKENLLDYVDPKKYLILPNTAGCYTAEEAIKTAMLAREATGINWVKLEVIGDQKTLLPDMEETYKAAKYLVKEGFVVLPYIFDDPVYAKKFEDIGCAAVMPLAAPIGSGLGLQNPYNIIFIREAVSVPVIVDAGIGSASDIPPVMELGVDGILTNTALAEAKDPIKMAVAMKYAVIAGRLAYLAGRMPKRTYAVPSSPLKGVPYKS, encoded by the coding sequence ATGACAGATTGGGAAAAGTTGCTGGAGGACGACTATCTGGAGATAGCAGGTAGAAGGTTCAGGTCTCGCCTCATAATAGGGTCCGGAAAGTTCAAGAGCTTTCAGGAAACCAAAGAGGTTCTTGAAGCATCTGGTGCTGAGATAATAACGGTGGCTGTAAGGCGCGTCAACATAACGGATCCTAATAAGGAGAACCTTTTGGACTATGTGGATCCCAAAAAGTACCTGATACTACCTAACACGGCTGGATGCTACACGGCGGAGGAAGCCATAAAGACAGCCATGCTGGCAAGAGAGGCCACCGGAATAAACTGGGTGAAACTGGAGGTGATAGGAGATCAGAAAACTTTACTGCCTGACATGGAAGAAACCTACAAAGCTGCCAAGTATCTGGTTAAGGAGGGTTTTGTGGTACTTCCCTACATCTTTGACGATCCTGTTTATGCCAAGAAGTTTGAAGACATAGGGTGTGCTGCGGTGATGCCTTTGGCAGCTCCCATAGGCTCTGGTCTGGGCCTTCAGAACCCTTACAACATCATCTTCATAAGGGAGGCTGTATCAGTACCTGTGATAGTGGATGCAGGTATAGGTAGTGCCTCTGACATACCACCTGTTATGGAGCTGGGTGTAGACGGCATCCTCACCAACACCGCACTGGCTGAGGCAAAGGATCCTATAAAGATGGCTGTGGCTATGAAGTACGCCGTTATAGCAGGCAGGCTGGCTTACCTGGCGGGCAGAATGCCCAAGAGAACATACGCTGTACCCTCTTCACCCCTTAAGGGAGTACCCTACAAGTCATGA
- a CDS encoding diguanylate cyclase, which produces MSLKRKVFVRVLASFLLSFFPTVIILYWSTSKLIASALTEERDRIYRIIGTLVKEKEGTYLLKPSTNCRSSERHFRLEPDGLYWGRDVRTDEGCFFRGVFLERVLRLMILLEDVHYMILYQKSYVQENFSASDLDTFMKGKLVLDQYVVGGFSSPNLLKIPVNLTGYRVYGSLFEKFLVVEIPLVEASGYPFGKLLLVKDVSTHYINFYGLLVFLVSYSGGFTFVALLLLWSFVEGVVRRIENLRNVALSLKDKDFSALDTLKPSSEGDEIEDLGQAIKEMALHLREAIEELHSMAYHDSLTGLPNRRFFFEHAQILLENAKRYNLPLSLVMLDVDNFKSLNDTYGHQLGDAVLINLANILKSMVRHSDVPARLGGEEFGILLPNTPLEGAVSLAQRIRIAFEGSVVLHNGVEVYTTLSAGVATYTPDVKSLDELIRRADVALYRAKNMGKNRVEVFTP; this is translated from the coding sequence ATGAGTCTAAAGAGAAAAGTTTTCGTTAGGGTTCTGGCCTCCTTCCTTTTGTCCTTTTTTCCTACTGTTATTATCCTTTACTGGAGCACCTCTAAGCTCATAGCAAGTGCATTGACGGAGGAAAGAGATAGAATTTACAGGATCATAGGAACCTTAGTGAAGGAAAAGGAAGGTACTTACTTACTTAAGCCTTCCACCAACTGTAGATCTTCCGAAAGGCATTTTCGTCTTGAACCCGATGGTTTGTACTGGGGAAGGGACGTAAGAACAGATGAGGGATGTTTCTTTCGGGGTGTGTTTCTTGAGAGGGTGTTGAGGCTTATGATACTTTTGGAAGACGTTCATTACATGATCCTCTATCAAAAAAGTTACGTACAGGAAAACTTTTCAGCTTCAGATTTAGATACTTTCATGAAAGGTAAACTTGTGCTGGATCAGTACGTGGTGGGAGGTTTTTCATCGCCTAACCTTTTGAAAATTCCCGTAAATCTGACAGGCTACCGGGTGTACGGTTCTCTCTTTGAGAAGTTTTTAGTGGTGGAGATTCCTCTTGTAGAGGCCTCCGGTTATCCTTTTGGTAAACTCCTCTTGGTTAAGGATGTTTCTACTCATTACATTAACTTTTACGGCCTTCTTGTATTTTTGGTGTCTTACTCGGGTGGTTTTACCTTCGTGGCCCTGTTACTTCTGTGGTCCTTTGTGGAAGGTGTGGTGAGGAGAATAGAGAATCTCAGGAACGTGGCCCTCTCTCTAAAGGATAAGGACTTTTCCGCTCTGGATACACTGAAGCCCTCCTCAGAGGGAGATGAGATAGAGGATTTAGGACAGGCTATAAAGGAGATGGCCCTTCACCTAAGGGAGGCTATAGAGGAGCTCCACAGCATGGCCTACCACGATTCTTTGACGGGTCTTCCCAACAGGAGGTTCTTTTTTGAACACGCCCAGATACTACTTGAGAACGCCAAAAGGTACAATCTGCCCCTGTCCCTCGTAATGCTGGACGTGGATAACTTTAAGAGCCTTAACGATACGTACGGACATCAGTTGGGTGATGCGGTACTCATCAATCTGGCCAATATACTGAAGAGTATGGTGCGACATTCTGATGTCCCTGCCAGATTGGGAGGTGAGGAGTTCGGTATACTTCTTCCCAACACACCACTGGAGGGAGCTGTCTCTCTTGCCCAGAGAATAAGGATAGCTTTTGAGGGCAGTGTGGTACTTCACAACGGTGTGGAGGTATACACAACTCTCAGCGCGGGTGTTGCCACCTACACCCCTGATGTGAAGAGTTTAGATGAACTCATAAGGAGAGCTGACGTTGCCCTCTACAGAGCCAAGAACATGGGAAAGAACCGTGTGGAGGTGTTTACTCCCTGA
- a CDS encoding DNA methyltransferase, with translation MEKERRFFEALKNVFVGEKIEGESGYINLMRIKSKYYEKRVFPKLKEDIDSSLKEFPDFREELFDKLYTFFKRYFSESGSIYFVHTPYYQSIYDRIYTDDRDVVLFWKTHMLYYVKTDRLFKSLNVEIDGYKFFFDASKLEHKKANEKREVIYELKEVRADNTIVFEVHYSERGRKTNIDDIIKDLRKGGIRLSEEVLERAFRTFERQAEVDFFINKNAKEFLKEQFDLWLYQYVFKENNVWTERRIKQLQVLKDIAFKIIDFISQFEDELVKIWNKPRFVINSNYVITLDRIAKKDKNLEIIEKILNHQNFEEQIKEWKELKIVEEDFDKNKILENTLTGRKLNEKYQFLPIDTKYFKDLELEILGLFDDLDNELDGWLIKSENYQALNTILPKFKEKVQTIYIDPPFNKEQDADYFYSVKYKDATWITMLENRLRLARDLLRDTGSIFVRCDYNGNMYVRLLMNEIFGEENFRNEIVVKRGAPKSAMFGQFEGVKSIGVMYDNIFWYSSNPETRYHGFKIPIKKKGGYWSTFYDMKPSGERPTMRYELFGLLPPKNYYWKWGKERALKAVENYKKYLEESKETGESIESYSMRTGIRDFIKLENGVVKYWVPIREEDFLDNNWLDIPGYSSGWGFKTENSEILLKRVIESTSNEGDLVMDFFLGSGTTTAVAHKLKRKWIGVEMGEHFYTVVLPRMKKVLAYDKSGISKEKDVKEKYNEKNAGGFFKYYELEQYEDILRRAKYEDSEDLFENPYTDIYNQYVFLKDLKMLEAVEIDYENNKVKVDLSKLYDNIDLAETLSNLLGKWIKKITSDYVEFEDGERIDLKDIDYKIIKPLIWW, from the coding sequence ATGGAAAAGGAGCGGAGGTTTTTTGAAGCGTTAAAAAACGTCTTTGTAGGAGAAAAGATAGAAGGTGAATCAGGATACATTAATTTAATGAGGATAAAGTCTAAATATTACGAAAAGCGCGTATTTCCTAAACTGAAAGAAGATATTGATAGCTCATTAAAGGAATTTCCTGATTTTAGAGAAGAGCTTTTTGATAAGCTTTACACCTTCTTTAAAAGATACTTTTCTGAAAGCGGTTCAATATACTTTGTTCACACACCATACTATCAAAGCATATATGACAGAATTTACACGGATGATAGAGATGTGGTCTTATTCTGGAAAACGCACATGCTTTACTATGTAAAAACAGACAGGTTATTCAAAAGTTTGAATGTAGAAATAGATGGTTATAAATTTTTCTTTGATGCTTCCAAGCTGGAGCATAAAAAAGCAAATGAAAAAAGAGAAGTGATTTATGAGCTGAAAGAAGTAAGAGCGGATAACACAATTGTTTTTGAAGTTCATTATTCGGAGAGGGGAAGAAAAACCAATATAGATGACATAATAAAGGATCTGAGAAAAGGGGGAATTAGACTAAGTGAAGAAGTGCTAGAGAGAGCTTTTAGGACCTTTGAAAGGCAGGCGGAAGTAGATTTCTTCATAAACAAGAATGCAAAGGAGTTTCTCAAAGAGCAGTTTGATCTGTGGCTTTATCAGTATGTTTTTAAAGAAAACAATGTCTGGACCGAAAGAAGGATAAAACAGCTTCAGGTATTGAAGGATATTGCTTTTAAGATTATTGACTTCATCTCTCAGTTTGAGGATGAGCTGGTAAAGATATGGAATAAACCGAGATTTGTCATTAACTCCAATTACGTAATAACTCTTGACAGAATAGCCAAGAAAGATAAGAATTTAGAGATTATTGAAAAGATTTTAAATCATCAAAACTTTGAGGAACAGATTAAAGAGTGGAAGGAGTTGAAGATAGTTGAAGAGGATTTTGATAAGAATAAGATTTTAGAAAACACTTTAACAGGTAGAAAATTAAATGAAAAATATCAGTTTTTACCAATTGATACGAAATACTTTAAGGATCTGGAGCTTGAGATACTGGGGTTATTTGACGATTTAGATAATGAGCTTGACGGCTGGCTGATTAAGAGTGAAAATTATCAGGCATTAAATACGATTTTGCCGAAGTTTAAGGAAAAGGTGCAGACGATTTATATTGATCCACCGTTTAACAAAGAACAAGATGCGGATTATTTCTACTCTGTAAAGTATAAGGACGCTACTTGGATAACTATGTTGGAAAACAGGTTAAGATTGGCGAGGGATTTGCTTAGAGATACTGGAAGCATATTTGTTAGATGTGATTATAACGGGAATATGTATGTGAGACTACTTATGAATGAGATTTTTGGAGAGGAGAATTTTAGGAATGAGATAGTGGTAAAAAGAGGTGCTCCGAAATCAGCAATGTTTGGACAATTTGAAGGAGTTAAATCAATAGGTGTGATGTATGATAACATTTTTTGGTATTCTTCTAATCCTGAAACACGATATCACGGATTTAAAATACCAATTAAGAAAAAAGGCGGCTACTGGAGTACTTTTTATGATATGAAACCAAGCGGGGAAAGACCAACAATGAGATATGAGCTATTTGGTTTACTTCCTCCCAAAAATTACTATTGGAAATGGGGGAAAGAAAGAGCACTTAAAGCTGTCGAAAATTATAAAAAGTATTTAGAAGAAAGTAAGGAAACAGGAGAAAGTATAGAATCATATTCTATGAGAACAGGCATTAGAGATTTTATAAAATTAGAAAATGGGGTAGTTAAATATTGGGTTCCTATCAGAGAAGAAGATTTTTTAGATAACAATTGGCTTGATATTCCGGGATATTCATCTGGATGGGGATTTAAAACAGAAAACTCCGAAATTCTTCTAAAGCGTGTCATAGAATCCACATCCAACGAAGGCGATTTAGTTATGGACTTCTTCCTTGGTTCTGGCACAACAACGGCGGTGGCGCACAAGCTTAAAAGAAAATGGATTGGAGTGGAGATGGGAGAGCATTTTTACACGGTAGTTTTACCAAGAATGAAAAAGGTTTTGGCTTATGATAAGTCAGGTATATCAAAGGAGAAGGATGTAAAAGAAAAGTATAACGAAAAGAACGCGGGTGGTTTCTTCAAATACTACGAGCTGGAGCAATACGAAGATATTTTAAGAAGGGCTAAATATGAGGACTCAGAGGATCTGTTTGAAAATCCATACACTGATATATACAATCAGTATGTTTTCCTGAAAGACTTAAAGATGCTGGAAGCGGTAGAGATTGATTATGAGAATAATAAAGTAAAGGTGGATCTGAGTAAGCTATACGATAACATAGATTTGGCTGAGACGCTTTCCAACTTGCTGGGTAAGTGGATAAAGAAGATAACTTCTGATTACGTTGAGTTTGAAGATGGGGAAAGAATAGATCTGAAGGACATTGACTATAAGATTATAAAACCTTTAATCTGGTGGTAG
- a CDS encoding prepilin peptidase, translating to MELIIAFTIGAVLGSFYNVLIHRLPRGMSIVHPPSHCPNCKTKIRWRDNIPILSYLLLKGRCRYCAHPIPLRYLLVELASGLLAVLCYLKWGLSYELLIFYFFFSALLVASVIDWETFLLPDSITLGGLVTGLVLSFFRRDISPWESFLGAALGGAFFLLIYLYYTRLRKVEGLGLGDVKLMAFIGSFTGLYGVAYAVGLGSVLGLLYAFPIILKNRNLQFVIPYGPFLSAGCFLGVMLDLKRFLVNF from the coding sequence ATGGAACTTATTATAGCTTTTACAATAGGCGCTGTTTTGGGAAGTTTTTACAATGTGCTTATACACCGTCTTCCCAGAGGTATGTCTATAGTTCACCCACCTTCCCATTGTCCCAACTGTAAAACCAAGATAAGATGGAGAGACAACATACCCATTTTATCTTACCTGCTTTTAAAAGGAAGATGTAGATACTGCGCTCATCCCATACCTTTAAGATACCTCCTGGTGGAACTGGCTTCAGGCCTTCTGGCTGTTCTGTGCTACCTAAAGTGGGGACTCTCTTATGAGCTGTTGATCTTCTACTTTTTTTTCTCTGCCTTACTGGTGGCTTCTGTTATAGACTGGGAGACTTTTCTACTTCCTGACAGTATAACCTTAGGGGGTTTGGTTACAGGGCTTGTCCTCTCTTTTTTCAGAAGGGACATATCCCCGTGGGAGAGTTTCCTGGGTGCTGCATTGGGAGGAGCTTTTTTTCTCCTCATATATCTTTACTACACGCGCCTTAGGAAGGTAGAAGGATTAGGATTGGGAGATGTTAAGCTTATGGCTTTCATAGGTTCTTTTACGGGACTATACGGTGTTGCTTACGCTGTGGGACTTGGTTCTGTACTGGGTCTTCTTTACGCCTTTCCCATAATACTTAAGAATAGAAACCTTCAGTTTGTGATACCTTACGGACCCTTCCTGTCAGCAGGGTGTTTCTTGGGTGTTATGCTGGATCTCAAGAGATTTTTGGTTAATTTTTAA
- a CDS encoding DEAD/DEAH box helicase family protein, producing MVRLILQNMVKDINFSHLPSNWNSFDLESFSKEKKLWSFQQKALENAIKALWLYYEDIKDYSDGEDLSQNKERKRLLFERYKNNGLEEDFDIKDGRTNKRIYELLKDYYQEENGKIPYWNFINRMSFWMATGSGKTLVIIKLIHILMELMERKEIPECDILFLSHRDDLISQFKKHVEEANRSNNIKIELRELKEYEDIKRSLFGTKSVVFYYRSDLIGDEQREKIIDFRNYDNGGRWYIVLDEAHKGDKEESKSQHIYSILSRNGFLFNFSATFTDIRDIITTVFEFNLGSFIQEGYGKHISILKQEVRAFKEKEDYNEDEKQKIVLKALIILTYTKKFYEKLKPLNLYHNPLLLVLVNSVNTEDSDLKLFFRELERIGRGEISDDVFHQAKTELWNEIKEEPEFIYEDGEKFKASENDFNSITKDDILKYVYNAESFGEIEVLRRKGEKKELAFKLKTSDKPFALIKIGDTLEWLKGFSGYEVQESFQDESYFESLNRDDSSINILMGSRAFYEGWDSNRPNVILFINIGVGVDAKKFVLQSIGRGVRIEPMKNKRRRLLFLYNSGEIDEDLFNKVKDNILPLETLFIFGTNRNALETVIKELKSEKKEASISLYKNEDAINGKLLLIPKYKKAGYLLVEKREPPKFEISKEELDLVKKYVNSIDDRILLMLYNTEPKKIKFLKESFNYEEKYYKKNGREYKNPDLLIQRIFDYFSVIPEEVDKLKELEDEIRHFKNIKVYLEDIENLKDKIEKVKNYESEKKQIEESNLSDELKRKLLRSLNKEDFEHGGKRINIKYILNHYYIPVILSEDEKIDYIKHIIKTKSEVDFINELEKYLDREDNKFKNFDWWLFSKIDESLDEVYIPYYDPNTNSRRNFYPDFIFWLKKSNNYFIVFIDPKGTKHTDYEHKVDGYKKLFEENGKKKVFNYNGLSVSVWLFLKTDDVNRLSEGYREYWFDDMGKVLEKVSSWQY from the coding sequence ATGGTTAGGCTTATCCTACAAAACATGGTAAAAGACATAAACTTCTCTCATCTTCCCTCTAACTGGAATTCTTTTGACCTGGAGTCTTTCTCAAAGGAAAAGAAGTTATGGAGTTTCCAGCAAAAAGCTCTTGAGAACGCAATAAAGGCTCTCTGGTTGTATTACGAAGATATAAAGGATTATAGTGATGGTGAAGATTTAAGTCAAAACAAGGAAAGGAAACGCCTGCTATTTGAAAGATATAAGAATAATGGGCTTGAGGAAGATTTTGATATAAAGGATGGAAGAACCAACAAAAGAATTTATGAACTACTCAAGGATTATTACCAAGAAGAGAACGGTAAGATTCCATACTGGAACTTCATAAACAGAATGAGCTTCTGGATGGCTACGGGAAGCGGTAAAACACTGGTCATCATAAAGCTAATACATATATTGATGGAACTTATGGAAAGAAAGGAGATACCAGAATGCGATATTCTTTTCCTATCACATAGAGATGATCTTATCTCTCAGTTTAAGAAGCATGTTGAAGAAGCAAACAGATCAAATAATATAAAGATTGAATTAAGAGAGCTAAAGGAATATGAAGACATTAAAAGAAGCCTATTTGGGACTAAATCAGTTGTATTCTATTACAGATCAGACCTCATAGGGGATGAACAGAGGGAGAAGATTATTGATTTCAGAAACTACGATAACGGTGGAAGGTGGTATATAGTCCTTGATGAGGCACATAAAGGAGATAAAGAAGAGTCAAAAAGTCAGCATATATACTCTATCCTTTCAAGAAATGGGTTCCTATTTAACTTCTCTGCAACTTTTACTGATATAAGGGACATCATCACCACAGTTTTTGAGTTTAATTTGGGTTCTTTCATTCAAGAAGGTTATGGGAAGCACATAAGCATACTAAAGCAAGAGGTAAGGGCTTTCAAAGAAAAAGAGGATTACAATGAAGATGAAAAACAGAAGATAGTTTTAAAAGCGCTTATAATTCTGACATACACAAAGAAGTTTTACGAAAAATTAAAACCTCTCAATCTATACCATAATCCGCTACTTTTAGTTCTCGTGAATTCTGTCAATACGGAGGACTCAGATTTAAAGTTGTTTTTCAGAGAACTTGAAAGGATAGGTAGGGGGGAGATTTCCGACGATGTTTTCCATCAGGCGAAGACAGAACTTTGGAATGAGATTAAAGAGGAGCCGGAATTTATTTATGAGGATGGAGAGAAGTTTAAAGCCAGTGAGAATGATTTTAACAGTATAACAAAAGATGATATTTTGAAGTACGTTTATAATGCCGAGTCCTTTGGAGAGATTGAGGTTTTAAGAAGAAAAGGAGAGAAAAAGGAGCTTGCTTTTAAACTGAAAACAAGTGATAAGCCTTTTGCTTTAATAAAAATTGGGGACACATTGGAGTGGTTGAAGGGATTTTCCGGTTATGAAGTTCAGGAAAGTTTCCAGGACGAAAGCTATTTTGAAAGCTTAAACAGAGATGATTCATCTATTAACATTCTCATGGGTTCTCGTGCTTTTTACGAAGGGTGGGATTCCAACAGGCCCAATGTGATTTTATTCATAAACATAGGGGTTGGTGTTGATGCGAAAAAATTCGTTCTTCAATCCATTGGTAGGGGTGTGAGAATTGAGCCAATGAAAAACAAAAGGAGAAGACTGTTATTTCTTTACAATTCAGGAGAGATTGATGAAGACTTGTTTAATAAAGTAAAAGATAACATTCTTCCGCTTGAAACATTATTTATCTTTGGAACAAACAGGAATGCGTTAGAGACAGTTATTAAAGAGCTGAAAAGTGAAAAGAAAGAAGCCAGTATTTCACTTTATAAGAATGAAGATGCCATAAATGGGAAACTTCTTCTCATTCCTAAATATAAAAAAGCGGGTTATTTACTTGTAGAAAAAAGAGAACCTCCAAAGTTTGAGATAAGCAAGGAGGAACTTGATCTCGTTAAAAAATATGTAAATTCAATAGATGATAGAATCCTTCTTATGTTGTATAACACAGAACCTAAGAAAATTAAATTCCTGAAGGAGAGTTTTAATTACGAAGAAAAATATTATAAGAAAAACGGCAGGGAATATAAAAATCCTGATCTACTTATTCAGAGAATTTTTGATTATTTCTCGGTTATTCCTGAGGAGGTTGATAAGTTGAAAGAGCTGGAGGATGAGATCAGGCATTTTAAAAACATAAAGGTTTATCTGGAGGATATTGAGAATCTGAAAGATAAGATTGAAAAGGTGAAGAATTACGAAAGCGAAAAGAAACAAATAGAAGAAAGTAATTTATCTGATGAATTAAAGCGAAAACTTTTACGTTCTTTGAATAAGGAAGACTTTGAACATGGTGGTAAAAGGATTAACATAAAATACATACTTAATCATTATTACATTCCCGTTATTTTGTCAGAAGATGAAAAGATTGATTACATAAAGCACATAATCAAAACTAAGAGTGAGGTGGATTTTATCAATGAGCTTGAAAAATACTTAGATAGGGAGGACAACAAATTTAAAAACTTTGATTGGTGGTTGTTCAGTAAGATAGATGAAAGTTTGGACGAGGTTTACATTCCTTATTATGATCCAAATACGAACAGCCGTCGCAACTTTTATCCTGACTTTATATTTTGGCTGAAGAAGAGTAATAATTACTTTATAGTTTTTATTGATCCAAAAGGGACAAAGCATACGGATTATGAGCATAAAGTTGACGGTTATAAAAAACTCTTTGAGGAGAATGGCAAAAAGAAGGTTTTTAATTATAATGGCTTAAGTGTAAGTGTGTGGTTATTTCTTAAAACTGACGATGTCAATAGACTTTCTGAGGGTTATAGAGAATACTGGTTTGATGATATGGGGAAGGTTCTGGAAAAGGTTTCAAGCTGGCAATACTGA
- the thiS gene encoding sulfur carrier protein ThiS, with the protein MKLWVNGEEREVPDGITVMDLLEVLGVAYREVGLAVSINEEVVPKGEYRNRVLQEGDRVEIIHLVGGG; encoded by the coding sequence ATGAAACTCTGGGTAAACGGAGAAGAGAGAGAGGTGCCGGATGGTATAACTGTCATGGATCTTCTGGAGGTTTTGGGAGTAGCTTACAGAGAGGTAGGTCTTGCTGTGTCCATCAACGAGGAAGTGGTACCCAAGGGAGAGTACAGGAACAGAGTCCTTCAGGAGGGAGACAGGGTGGAGATCATCCATTTGGTAGGTGGTGGTTAA
- the dapF gene encoding diaminopimelate epimerase: MRFSKLHASGNDFVVLDNRDGKVYSFVNDLRLDMKDFVVKVCAFHTGVGADGLILIESPDDPKNHFKWQFFNSDGSVAEMCGNGSRCAVRFAYERGIAGQEVRFETLAGIIKAEVLEKGRRVKVLLTKPKDYRDVTLDVKGTRLEGSFINTGVPHFVVRVEEIDSLDVVSLGRAVRFHPAFEPKGTNVNFLQVVGENKIKVRTYERGVEGETLACGTGATACAIVSYLKGWVKGSPVDVFTKGGDLLRIHFLPDLQEVYLEGPVVWVFDGELREELFL, from the coding sequence ATGAGATTTTCCAAACTTCACGCTTCGGGAAACGATTTTGTGGTATTGGATAACAGAGATGGTAAGGTGTATAGTTTCGTCAACGACCTTCGCTTAGATATGAAGGACTTTGTTGTCAAGGTATGTGCCTTTCACACCGGTGTAGGCGCAGATGGCCTTATCCTCATAGAGAGTCCTGATGATCCGAAAAATCACTTCAAATGGCAGTTCTTCAACTCCGACGGTTCTGTAGCGGAGATGTGTGGTAATGGTTCAAGGTGTGCGGTGCGTTTTGCTTACGAAAGGGGCATAGCCGGTCAAGAGGTGAGATTTGAGACCTTGGCGGGCATCATAAAGGCGGAGGTTTTGGAAAAGGGAAGGAGAGTGAAAGTTCTCCTCACAAAGCCTAAAGATTACAGAGATGTAACCCTTGATGTGAAGGGTACACGGCTGGAGGGGAGCTTTATCAACACAGGCGTTCCCCACTTTGTGGTGAGAGTGGAGGAGATAGATTCCTTAGATGTGGTGAGCTTAGGAAGAGCCGTAAGGTTCCATCCTGCCTTTGAACCTAAAGGGACCAACGTTAACTTTTTGCAAGTGGTGGGAGAAAACAAGATAAAGGTTAGAACCTACGAGAGGGGTGTGGAAGGTGAAACGCTGGCGTGCGGGACGGGAGCCACTGCCTGTGCTATCGTTTCTTATCTGAAAGGTTGGGTGAAAGGGTCACCGGTGGATGTTTTCACCAAAGGAGGGGATCTTCTACGCATTCACTTTCTACCTGATCTTCAAGAGGTTTATCTTGAGGGTCCTGTGGTGTGGGTTTTTGATGGAGAGTTAAGAGAAGAACTCTTTCTATGA
- the hemG gene encoding protoporphyrinogen oxidase gives MMDVIVVGAGISGLSVAFRLSKEGLKVKVLEKEEEPGGNIRTRKVGDFLCELGPQTVLADGEVVDFFREVGIQPQEASPSSSVRYIYKRGKLIPLPNSPVKFLTSPLLSLGGKLRVLMEPFVAPSVKTEETVAQFVRRRLGEEFLHYVITPFVRGVYAGDPEELSIKYAFRRVYQLEREYGSLIRAAIKLKRLGPPGKIISFEGGNQSIIQQLASYVDLETENVALRIRRKDDRYILDTKEGKYEARCVVVASPATSAGYLLRDISWSAAQELDKIYYAPVVVVHVATSQNIPDGFGFLAPQKEDLRILGVLFSSRIFPNKAPQGKELLTIYMGGATDPEVVEYEDELIMRIVEEDLRKSLGLTQLEFLLVTRWKRAIPQYTLGYGRYIELVEALQRENPGLFITGNYLEGVSVADCIKRSKRVVQEVVKFFR, from the coding sequence ATGATGGACGTTATAGTGGTAGGAGCCGGTATATCGGGTCTCTCGGTGGCCTTCAGACTGTCAAAGGAAGGCCTCAAGGTGAAGGTTCTGGAAAAGGAAGAAGAGCCCGGAGGAAACATACGCACGCGGAAAGTGGGTGACTTTCTCTGTGAACTTGGTCCCCAAACGGTGTTGGCCGATGGGGAGGTGGTAGATTTCTTCCGTGAGGTGGGTATACAACCCCAGGAAGCCTCGCCTTCCTCCTCCGTTAGATATATCTATAAGAGAGGAAAACTTATCCCACTCCCCAATAGTCCCGTAAAGTTTCTCACCTCTCCCCTGCTATCCTTAGGTGGTAAACTGAGGGTGTTGATGGAGCCCTTCGTGGCACCTTCTGTAAAAACAGAAGAAACGGTGGCTCAGTTTGTAAGAAGAAGACTGGGAGAAGAGTTTCTTCACTACGTGATAACTCCCTTCGTGAGGGGTGTGTACGCCGGTGACCCGGAGGAGCTCTCCATAAAGTACGCCTTCAGAAGGGTATACCAGTTGGAGAGAGAGTACGGAAGCCTGATAAGGGCTGCCATCAAGTTAAAGAGGCTCGGACCTCCGGGAAAAATAATCTCCTTTGAAGGAGGAAACCAGAGCATCATCCAACAACTGGCCAGTTATGTGGATCTAGAGACGGAGAACGTGGCACTCCGTATAAGGAGGAAGGACGATAGATACATACTGGACACCAAAGAGGGAAAGTACGAAGCACGGTGTGTGGTAGTGGCATCTCCTGCCACATCTGCAGGTTATCTTCTGAGGGATATCTCTTGGAGTGCTGCGCAGGAACTGGACAAAATATACTACGCCCCAGTAGTGGTGGTACATGTGGCCACATCTCAGAATATACCTGACGGCTTCGGTTTTCTGGCACCCCAGAAGGAAGATCTGAGGATACTGGGAGTTCTCTTCTCCTCACGTATCTTTCCTAACAAGGCTCCGCAAGGGAAAGAACTCCTCACCATCTACATGGGAGGTGCCACCGATCCGGAAGTGGTAGAGTACGAAGATGAGCTCATAATGCGTATAGTGGAAGAAGATCTAAGAAAGAGCTTGGGTCTAACCCAACTGGAGTTCCTCCTCGTTACACGGTGGAAGAGAGCCATACCTCAGTACACACTGGGATACGGTAGATACATAGAACTGGTGGAAGCACTGCAGAGGGAAAACCCTGGACTTTTTATAACAGGCAACTACCTGGAAGGTGTGTCTGTGGCGGATTGCATAAAGAGATCCAAAAGGGTGGTACAGGAGGTGGTAAAGTTCTTCCGATGA